The following proteins are co-located in the Candidatus Competibacteraceae bacterium genome:
- a CDS encoding peptidylprolyl isomerase — MDADANLDSASAFFLVKAAKRASDFAISVKSLPVSFFMMNVLIRFISAAILVIVAMTVRAEQTMLGGLLPPETPLIKDSELTITVVDYQKALLGLPPKQRAGIEHDLTTLQEFLLELYIEKRLVREAERLKMPDQPDIQARLQMVQRKVLVNAVVDQFKAGLKQPDFTELAQEYYQTHHKEFTRPEQLEVAHILINAPLCDCEDPNGEKRKRAEALLTELRGGADFGELARKNSDDKTSARQGGILPKLLTRGSLVKPFEDAAFALQPGELSGVVETQYGYHIIKLISRQPETVPPFEQVKVRIIEKLAKDFQDTNHKEYVARFYPKPEAFNLGMINALTGGAAGAPSVLDNAPPPPPPAR, encoded by the coding sequence TTGGACGCCGATGCCAATCTTGACTCAGCATCGGCGTTCTTCTTAGTAAAAGCCGCGAAGCGCGCAAGCGATTTCGCTATATCCGTAAAATCGTTACCGGTGTCATTTTTTATGATGAATGTACTGATTCGGTTTATCAGCGCTGCTATTCTGGTTATTGTCGCAATGACCGTCCGGGCCGAGCAAACGATGCTTGGCGGGTTGCTTCCGCCCGAAACTCCCTTGATCAAGGATTCTGAACTAACCATTACCGTTGTGGATTACCAAAAGGCGCTGTTGGGGTTACCGCCCAAGCAGCGTGCTGGCATCGAACATGACCTTACCACCCTGCAGGAGTTTCTACTGGAGCTGTACATCGAGAAGCGGTTGGTTCGGGAGGCGGAACGTCTGAAAATGCCCGACCAACCCGATATCCAAGCTCGATTGCAGATGGTTCAGCGTAAGGTATTGGTGAACGCCGTCGTCGATCAGTTCAAGGCTGGTCTCAAACAGCCCGACTTCACCGAGCTAGCCCAAGAGTACTACCAGACCCACCACAAGGAATTTACTCGGCCTGAACAACTTGAGGTGGCGCATATCCTCATTAATGCGCCCCTATGCGACTGCGAGGATCCCAACGGTGAAAAGCGCAAACGGGCTGAGGCGCTATTAACAGAGCTGCGTGGCGGCGCCGACTTTGGCGAATTGGCGCGGAAGAATTCGGATGACAAAACATCAGCCCGACAAGGCGGCATACTTCCGAAACTGCTAACGCGAGGCTCACTGGTCAAACCGTTTGAAGATGCCGCATTCGCCTTGCAACCCGGTGAACTAAGCGGTGTGGTCGAAACCCAATACGGCTATCACATCATTAAGCTGATTTCTCGCCAGCCTGAAACCGTACCTCCTTTCGAACAAGTTAAGGTCCGGATCATCGAGAAACTAGCTAAGGATTTCCAAGATACCAACCATAAAGAGTATGTCGCGCGCTTCTACCCAAAGCCGGAAGCTTTCAATCTGGGGATGATCAATGCCCTAACTGGAGGAGCTGCCGGTGCACCTAGTGTGCTCGACAATGCACCCCCGCCCCCTCCACCCGCTCGATAG
- a CDS encoding sulfotransferase domain-containing protein, with the protein MRQVDFLIAGTQKGGTTALDLYLRTHPELCMATCKEVHFFDQDKYFQGDAVDYSTYHSFFSPSTSQRLLGEATPIYLYWHSALRRIWEYNPRMKIIVILRNPIERAYSHWNMERDRDADSLSFWEAIQQERERCREALPWQHRVYSYIDRGFYTEQLRRLWCYFPPEQTLILRHEALRETPQLVLDQICDFLGVACVSVITTINAHSRSYVTTMAERETAYLQWIFEYDIRALERMLGWDCSAWLTGC; encoded by the coding sequence AGAACCCATCCCGAGCTGTGCATGGCAACATGCAAGGAAGTGCATTTTTTTGACCAGGATAAATATTTTCAAGGAGATGCAGTGGATTATTCAACTTACCACTCATTCTTCAGCCCCAGCACATCCCAACGTTTGCTGGGAGAAGCCACGCCGATTTACCTGTACTGGCATAGTGCATTACGACGGATCTGGGAATACAACCCCCGAATGAAGATCATCGTGATTTTACGCAATCCCATCGAGCGCGCCTATTCTCACTGGAATATGGAGCGGGACCGAGATGCGGATTCCCTATCCTTTTGGGAAGCCATCCAGCAGGAGCGGGAACGTTGCCGAGAGGCGTTACCTTGGCAGCACCGGGTCTACTCCTATATTGATCGTGGTTTTTACACCGAGCAGTTGAGAAGGCTATGGTGTTATTTTCCACCGGAACAAACGCTGATTCTCCGGCATGAAGCCTTGAGGGAAACGCCACAACTGGTTCTGGACCAGATTTGCGATTTTCTCGGCGTGGCTTGCGTGTCGGTCATAACGACCATCAATGCCCATTCGCGCTCCTATGTGACAACCATGGCCGAACGAGAAACAGCTTATCTACAGTGGATATTTGAATACGATATCAGAGCACTTGAACGGATGTTGGGATGGGATTGCAGCGCGTGGCTGACGGGCTGTTGA